A DNA window from Trichosurus vulpecula isolate mTriVul1 chromosome 2, mTriVul1.pri, whole genome shotgun sequence contains the following coding sequences:
- the LOC118839429 gene encoding 60S ribosomal protein L24-like encodes MKVELCSFSGYKIYPGHGRCYARTDGKVFQFLNAKCESAFLSKRNPRQINWTVLYRRKHKKGQSEEIQKKRTRRAVKFQRAITGASLADIMAKRNQKPEVRKAQREQAIRAAKEAKKAKQATKKTAASAAKAPTKAAPKQKIVKPVKVSAPRVGGKR; translated from the coding sequence ATGAAGGTCGAGCTGTGCAGCTTCAGCGGGTACAAGATCTACCCGGGTCACGGGAGGTGCTACGCCCGCACGGACGGGAAGGTTTTCCAATTTTTGAATGCAAAATGCGAGTCTGCATTCCTTTCAAAGAGGAACCCCCGGCAGATCAATTGGACTGTCCTGTACAGAAGAAAGCACAAGAAGGGACAGTCGGAAGAGATTCAAAAGAAAAGGACACGCCGGGCTGTCAAATTCCAGAGGGCTATCACTGGGGCTTCTCTTGCTGATATAATGGCCAAGAGGAACCAGAAACCTGAAGTTAGAAAGGCCCAAAGAGAACAAGCCATCAGGGCTgccaaggaagcaaaaaaagctAAACAAGCAACAAAGAAGacagctgcttctgctgctaAGGCTCCTACAAAGGCAGCACCTAAACAAAAAATTGTGAAGCCTGTCAAAGTTTCTGCGCCCCGAGTTGGTGGAAAACGTTAA